One window from the genome of Spirochaetota bacterium encodes:
- a CDS encoding formate/nitrite transporter family protein translates to MSDQKQAYDPKHTVKEVQATISNLGIKKANTRAWQLFLLAILAGLYIGVGSHLFLVAMEQGMGRMIAGAVFGVGLVLVVIAGAELFTGNVTMVVGTITRLYSIRKMLFNWLIVYIGNFIASYLFALLVFNSGVFGTPDNPSSMGLMAIKVAEAKLSLTFSQAFIRGVICNILVILGIILSFFAKDIISKIFCCILPIMAFVSSGFDHCVANMYLIPAGLFSKGVPFSEQAIMFKNLIPVTLGNIVGGIFILVIHPNRIRQIVTLFRKAKA, encoded by the coding sequence ATGAGCGATCAAAAGCAAGCGTACGACCCGAAACATACGGTCAAGGAAGTACAGGCGACGATCTCCAATCTCGGCATAAAGAAAGCGAACACGCGTGCGTGGCAGCTTTTTCTCCTCGCCATACTCGCGGGACTCTATATCGGTGTCGGATCACATCTTTTCCTCGTTGCCATGGAACAGGGGATGGGGCGAATGATCGCCGGGGCAGTGTTCGGCGTAGGCCTTGTCCTCGTCGTTATCGCCGGTGCGGAACTCTTCACCGGCAATGTAACGATGGTCGTCGGCACCATCACGCGCCTCTACAGCATACGGAAAATGCTCTTCAACTGGCTTATCGTCTATATCGGCAATTTCATCGCATCGTACCTCTTCGCGCTCCTGGTGTTCAATTCCGGAGTGTTCGGCACACCGGACAACCCGAGTTCGATGGGACTCATGGCGATAAAGGTCGCCGAAGCAAAGCTGAGCCTTACCTTCTCCCAGGCATTCATCCGAGGTGTGATCTGCAATATCCTGGTCATACTCGGCATCATACTCTCGTTCTTCGCAAAGGATATCATCTCAAAGATATTCTGCTGCATACTTCCCATCATGGCGTTCGTTTCATCCGGATTCGATCACTGCGTGGCGAACATGTATCTCATACCCGCCGGGCTCTTCTCCAAAGGCGTGCCGTTCTCCGAGCAGGCGATAATGTTCAAGAATCTCATACCGGTAACGCTCGGTAATATCGTCGGCGGCATTTTCATACTTGTGATACACCCCAATCGGATACGGCAGATAGTGACGCTTTTCAGGAAAGCGAAAGCATAG